The following proteins come from a genomic window of Gouania willdenowi unplaced genomic scaffold, fGouWil2.1 scaffold_188_arrow_ctg1, whole genome shotgun sequence:
- the LOC114458810 gene encoding DNA repair and recombination protein RAD54-like, translating to MIIVAGRTILRRSQAPSQRAKRSQDEVDQDWTLRKEKRRKSENELQESHISQFRKPLTPTNNRPACSDGDKHEAFIRAILSKPFKIPIPNYSGSLGIRALGLKRAGVRKSLHDPFAEDALVLYEPPALSAHEQIKAEKEKLPVHVVVDPVLGKVLRPHQREFLTQLFGKENLPSPLVIERAHRSPGMIGRDSKAGPRPIIVKFLYFQQKLRVLHLSRDKKELVYNGARVHIYPDISVALMEKRRSFNAAKKKLRDLEIQYNWVYPSTLRIHADNGKFLLLRSPDEVVVLVRNWYNEVGKWLGARLSPVAIDGGSKDEIDRQLENFIAQHGLRVPTPILIISYETFRLHAEVLHRCKVGLVICDEGHRLKNSDNQTYQALNAMSAQRRVLISGTPIQNDLLEYFSLVHFVNAGILGTAHEFKKRVEHPILKGRDADASDGDRQRGEEKLKELISVVNRCLIRRTSDILSKYLPVKIEQVVCCRLTPLQAQLYKCFLKQAMQSLQEDRISVSSLSSITSLKKLCNHPALIYDKCVEGNEGFEGALDLFPSGYCPKAVEPQLSGKMLVLDYLLAMTRTTTSDKVVLVSNYTQTLDLFEKLCRSRRYQYVRLDGTMSIKKRAKIVERFNVQSNPEFIFMLSSKAGGCGLNLIGANRLVMFDPDWNPANDEQAMPRVWRDGQKKTCYIYRLLSTGTIEEKILQRQAHKKALSSCVVDEEQDVERHFSLGELRELFTLNEDTASDTHDKFRCCRCVNGRQVQPPADGSDCTSNYSQWNHCFDRRGLRDQVLKASWDAAVSFVFHQRSHEDQKGLV from the exons AGGAGGAGCCAAGCACCGAGTCAGCGGGCCAAACGCAGCCAGGACGAGGTGGACCAGGACTGGACACTCAGAAAA gagaaaagaagaaaaagtgagAATGAGCTGCAAGAAAGCCACATTTCTCAGTTCAGAAAGCCTCTGACTCCCACTAACAACCGACCGGCCTGTAGTGATGGAGATAAACAC GAGGCATTTATCCGAGCTATCCTCTCCAAGCCTTTCAAAATCCCCATTCCAAACTACTCAG GTTCACTGGGAATCAGGGCACTGGGTCTGAAACGTGCTGGAGTGAGGAAATCACTTCATGACCCTTTTGCAGAAGATGCTTTAGTTCTTTATGAGCCTCCAGCTCTGAGTGCTCACGAGCAGATAAAGGCTGAAAA AGAAAAACTACCAGTACATGTTGTTGTGGATCCAGTTTTAGGAAAAGTCCTCAGACCTCATCAGAGAGAG TTCCTCACTCAACTCTTCGGTAAAGAAAACCTCCCTTCTCCTTTGGTCATCGAGAGGGCACATCGATCTCCAGGAATGATCGGACGTGATTCCAAAGCAGGTCCTCGGCCAATCATTGTAAAGTTCCTCTACTTTCAGCAGAAGCTCAGAGTTCTCCATCTCTCCCGCGACAAAAAGGAGCTTGTGTACAATGGAGCCAGAGTGCATATTTATCCTGACATCAGTGTGGCACTGATGGAGAAGCGCCGCTCTTTTAATGCCGCAAAGAAGAAGCTCCGTGACCTGGAGATACAGTACAACTGGGTCTATCCCTCTACTCTTCGAATCCATGCAGATAACGGCAAATTCCTACTGCTCCGTTCTCCTGATGAGGTGGTCGT TCTTGTTCGTAACTGGTATAACGAAGTAGGGAAGTGGCTTGGAGCTCGCCTCTCACCAGTGGCCATCGATGGAGGCTCAAAGGATGAGATAGACCGGCAACTAG AGAATTTCATTGCTCAGCATGGTTTGCGAGTACCAACCCCAATCCTCATCATCTCATACGAGACTTTCCGCCTGCACGCTGAGGTGCTGCACCGCTGCAAAGTGGGACTCGTCATCTGTGATGAG GGCCACCGTCTGAAAAACTCTGACAACCAGACGTACCAGGCTCTGAACGCCATGAGCGCTCAGAGGAGAGTGCTGATATCAGGGACTCCGATCCAGAACGACCTGCTGGAGTACTTCAGCTTAGTCCACTTTGTGAATGCTGGCATACTTG GCACAGCCCACGAGTTTAAAAAGCGCGTTGAACATCCCATCCTGAAGGGTCGGGATGCTGATGCCAGTGATGGAGACAGACAGCGAGGAGAGGAGAAACTCAAGGAGCTGATCAGCGTTGTCAACAG GTGTTTGATCAGGAGAACATCTGATATCCTCTCCAAGTATCTTCCTGTGAAGATCGAGCAGGTTGTGTGCTGCAG GCTGACTCCTCTACAGGCACAGCTCTACAAATGCTTCCTGAAGCAGGCCATGCAGTCCTTACAGGAGGACAGAATCAGTGTTTCCTCTCTGTCCTCCATCACTTCACTGAAGAAACTCTGCAATC ACCCTGCTCTCATCTATGACAAATGTGTGGAAGGGAACGAAGGCTTCGAGGGAGCACTGGACCTGTTTCCTTCAGGCTACTGCCCTAAAGCTGTGGAACCGCAGCTTTCAG GAAAAATGCTGGTTCTGGACTACTTACTGGCCATGACGAGGACCACTACGAGTGACAAGGTGGTTCTTGTCTCCAACTACACGCAAACACTGGACCTGTTTGAGAAGCTGTGCAGATCTAGAAG ATACCAGTATGTTCGCCTGGACGGAACCATGTCCATCAAGAAAAGGGCCAAGATTGTTGAAAGGTTCAACGTTCAGTCT aaCCCAGAGTTCATCTTCATGCTGAGCAGTAAGGCTGGGGGGTGTGGCCTCAACCTGATTGGTGCAAATCGTCTGGTCATGTTTGATCCTGACTGGAACCCGGCCAACGACGAGCAGGCGATGCCTCGGGTATGGAGAGACGGTCAGAAGAAAACCTGCTACATCTACAGGCTCCTCTCT ACTGGGACCATTGAGGAGAAGATCCTGCAGAGACAGGCCCATAAGAAAGCGCTGAGCAGCTGTGTAGTGGATGAGGAACAGGACGTGGAGCGCCACTTCTCTCTGGGCGAGCTCCGAGAACTCTTCACTCTCAACGAAGACACTGCCAGCGACACACACGACAA